Proteins from a genomic interval of Burkholderiales bacterium:
- a CDS encoding transporter has product MSLKKLLIGELIGALCTVLAFSPAIAAVRAPLGFFGIEPEPLTDEIDTARPSFSTSPVPLAAGHLQIESGVQLSKIDSDDEDVTLPFALLRAGLAKNLELQLGWDGYSDAGVGDRSFKGGTDTTVALKTQLTGQSGALPALGLLGQVSLPTGAGNKTSDSVDPSLGLLWTYDVANAGYFGTALVTSTTDDDDDRIGQSGIGAGIGVPLADRLRAYVEYFGIFTRHEAPEHNANAGVIYVFTHNMALDAVIGGGLNAAAPDFYVGAGASLRW; this is encoded by the coding sequence TTGTCTCTGAAAAAATTGCTTATCGGCGAACTCATCGGCGCGCTGTGCACTGTTTTGGCGTTCTCGCCCGCGATCGCGGCAGTGCGAGCGCCGCTGGGTTTTTTTGGCATCGAACCCGAACCGCTGACAGACGAGATCGACACCGCGCGGCCGAGCTTCAGCACGAGCCCGGTTCCGCTCGCGGCGGGTCATTTGCAAATCGAATCCGGCGTGCAACTCAGCAAAATCGATAGCGACGACGAGGATGTGACGCTCCCATTCGCGCTGTTGCGCGCGGGGCTGGCGAAGAACCTCGAATTGCAGTTGGGCTGGGACGGCTACTCCGATGCCGGGGTGGGCGATCGATCGTTCAAAGGCGGAACCGATACGACTGTCGCGCTCAAGACGCAATTGACCGGGCAGAGCGGCGCGCTTCCCGCGCTCGGCCTGCTTGGGCAAGTGTCGTTACCGACGGGGGCGGGGAATAAAACATCGGATTCGGTCGATCCGTCTCTCGGCTTGCTGTGGACTTACGATGTGGCGAACGCGGGGTATTTCGGCACGGCGCTCGTCACCTCGACCACCGATGACGATGATGACCGGATAGGACAGTCCGGCATAGGCGCCGGTATCGGGGTCCCGCTGGCGGATCGGTTGCGCGCCTACGTCGAATACTTCGGCATCTTCACCCGGCATGAAGCTCCCGAGCACAATGCCAATGCCGGCGTCATTTACGTCTTCACCCACAATATGGCGCTGGACGCCGTTATCGGCGGCGGGCTGAACGCTGCCGCTCCGGACTTTTACGTCGGTGCTGGCGCCAGCCTTCGATGGTAG
- a CDS encoding YsnF/AvaK domain-containing protein translates to MPKFFEDESAQENLSKSLLAAARGVDETGNQTVIPVVREELVVSKRVVETGQGIRVTKTVSEREEIVDELLARDDVVFERVSLNQVVAATEIPDVRYEGETMIVPILEEILVVEKRTILKEELRISRRHYEVREPQRVVLRSEEVSIEQFDERSSDAVEPPGNTGIND, encoded by the coding sequence ATGCCAAAGTTTTTTGAAGACGAAAGCGCCCAGGAAAATCTGTCGAAATCCTTGTTGGCGGCGGCCCGGGGCGTGGACGAAACGGGCAACCAGACCGTCATTCCGGTCGTGCGGGAAGAGCTTGTCGTCAGCAAGCGCGTAGTCGAAACGGGGCAAGGCATACGCGTCACCAAAACCGTTTCGGAACGCGAGGAGATCGTCGACGAGTTGCTGGCCCGGGACGATGTCGTCTTCGAGCGCGTCAGCCTCAACCAGGTTGTCGCCGCCACGGAAATTCCGGACGTCCGCTACGAAGGCGAAACCATGATCGTGCCGATACTGGAAGAAATTCTGGTCGTCGAGAAACGCACGATTTTGAAAGAAGAGCTGCGCATCAGTCGCAGGCATTACGAGGTTCGCGAACCGCAACGCGTCGTTCTTCGGTCGGAAGAAGTCTCGATCGAGCAGTTCGACGAACGTTCCAGCGATGCGGTCGAGCCTCCGGGCAACACCGGGATCAACGATTGA
- a CDS encoding PRC-barrel domain-containing protein, which produces MSLVAYAVMAHGGFLGLGEKLIPIPWNRLRRTADGEVFVIDVDEKTLDKIAGFDKDNWPSKEAANGFWQKP; this is translated from the coding sequence GTGAGCTTAGTCGCCTACGCCGTCATGGCGCATGGCGGCTTTCTGGGTCTGGGCGAAAAGCTGATTCCGATTCCGTGGAACCGCCTGCGCCGCACCGCCGACGGCGAAGTCTTTGTGATTGACGTTGACGAGAAAACGCTCGACAAAATCGCCGGCTTCGACAAGGACAACTGGCCGTCGAAAGAAGCCGCCAATGGCTTTTGGCAAAAGCCATAA
- a CDS encoding small-conductance mechanosensitive ion channel, translating into METGTVQNWGDAFMTSITGALAVFMAAIPKIIAFILILVIGWFIASLIAKVVAALLHKVKFNQLAERAGIAGFMQSMGTDASGFFADIVKWFIRLITLVVAFDALGLPAVSQFVQQVLLWIPNLIVAMVVLVIGGIAAQALSKLVKGTAEKAGIGNPAVMATIASVGVWAFAIIIAVNQLGIGEALVNTLFMATVGAVALAIGLAFGLGGKETAGKMVAELYSKGKEAAPKAAAVADAAKQQGQQMKEQTKHEAQQIRSVPYSGSERRRNLSASYTGKERRAA; encoded by the coding sequence ATGGAAACAGGCACCGTTCAAAACTGGGGCGACGCGTTCATGACATCGATAACCGGCGCGCTTGCGGTCTTCATGGCGGCAATCCCGAAGATCATCGCTTTCATCCTGATTCTGGTTATCGGCTGGTTCATCGCCAGCCTGATCGCCAAAGTCGTGGCGGCGCTGTTGCACAAGGTCAAGTTCAACCAGCTTGCGGAGCGCGCGGGAATCGCCGGGTTCATGCAGAGCATGGGCACCGATGCCTCGGGTTTTTTCGCCGACATCGTGAAGTGGTTTATCCGGCTCATCACGCTGGTCGTTGCGTTCGACGCCCTTGGGCTGCCCGCGGTGTCGCAATTCGTGCAGCAGGTGCTGCTGTGGATTCCGAATCTGATCGTCGCGATGGTGGTGCTGGTCATCGGCGGGATCGCCGCGCAGGCGCTCTCCAAATTAGTCAAAGGGACAGCCGAAAAAGCCGGCATCGGCAATCCTGCTGTCATGGCGACCATCGCCAGCGTCGGCGTTTGGGCGTTCGCCATCATCATCGCGGTCAACCAGCTCGGCATCGGCGAAGCGCTGGTCAACACGCTGTTCATGGCGACAGTCGGCGCGGTGGCGTTGGCGATCGGCCTCGCGTTCGGGTTGGGCGGAAAAGAAACCGCCGGCAAGATGGTCGCGGAGTTGTACAGCAAAGGCAAGGAAGCGGCGCCGAAAGCGGCGGCGGTTGCGGATGCCGCGAAACAGCAGGGTCAGCAGATGAAAGAGCAGACGAAGCACGAAGCGCAGCAGATAAGATCAGTGCCTTACAGCGGTTCGGAACGACGCAGGAATTTAAGCGCGAGTTATACGGGTAAGGAGCGGCGCGCGGCCTAG
- a CDS encoding OmpA family protein, with product MRRISLLTVIGVAAATAPLISHSQAVYEPERYFDNRWYITPSVNMVIPDDERNADVGGAVGLAIGRPINPYLNFELRSLYEKLDGESGGPGDYHNWSFGADAQWFFLGREGVGKQDQLQPYFLLGGGGIRDDVPAEDKWSVYGNVGAGVVAPLGDWARLVLDARYRWDSNRGNIATGGNFDDFLVGLGLQIPLGPKPLVAEAPKPAPAAEPPPPEPAPEPEPAPPPPPPPAPKVTRFEIETDGTFQFDKAVLTAEGKKRIDDFVNTAQISGGTFNSIVIIGHTDPLGSEVYNKKLSLQRANAVRDYITSRGVSASDIRVEGRGESGLKITAAECKAKGQAKTRAALIKCFQPNRRVDVDVEAMRQE from the coding sequence ATGCGAAGAATCAGTCTGTTGACAGTGATTGGCGTCGCGGCGGCGACTGCTCCCTTGATCTCCCATAGCCAGGCCGTTTACGAGCCTGAGCGCTATTTCGATAACCGCTGGTACATCACGCCATCTGTCAACATGGTTATCCCGGACGACGAGCGCAACGCCGATGTCGGCGGCGCCGTCGGCCTGGCAATCGGTCGTCCGATCAATCCGTATCTGAATTTCGAGCTTCGCTCGCTCTACGAGAAACTCGATGGCGAATCCGGCGGGCCCGGAGACTACCATAACTGGAGTTTCGGCGCGGACGCGCAATGGTTTTTTCTGGGACGCGAGGGTGTGGGCAAGCAGGATCAGCTGCAGCCTTACTTCCTGCTTGGCGGCGGCGGCATCAGGGACGACGTTCCTGCCGAAGACAAATGGAGTGTGTACGGCAACGTAGGCGCGGGTGTCGTAGCGCCTTTGGGAGACTGGGCCCGCCTCGTGCTGGACGCGCGTTATCGCTGGGATAGCAATCGCGGAAATATCGCGACGGGCGGAAATTTCGACGATTTTCTGGTCGGTCTGGGCTTGCAGATTCCGCTGGGCCCAAAGCCGCTTGTAGCGGAGGCGCCGAAACCAGCGCCAGCGGCTGAGCCCCCGCCACCCGAACCGGCGCCGGAACCGGAACCAGCTCCGCCCCCGCCACCGCCGCCTGCGCCGAAGGTCACGCGTTTCGAAATCGAGACCGACGGCACGTTCCAGTTCGACAAGGCCGTGCTGACCGCGGAGGGCAAAAAACGGATCGATGATTTCGTCAACACAGCGCAGATCTCAGGCGGGACGTTCAATTCGATCGTCATTATCGGACACACCGATCCGCTGGGGTCCGAGGTTTATAACAAGAAACTCTCCCTGCAGAGAGCGAACGCAGTGCGTGATTACATCACCAGTCGCGGTGTTTCGGCCAGCGACATTCGCGTCGAAGGACGCGGCGAGAGCGGGCTCAAGATCACGGCAGCCGAATGCAAGGCAAAAGGTCAGGCCAAGACCCGCGCTGCGCTCATCAAGTGTTTCCAGCCGAACAGGCGCGTGGACGTCGACGTCGAGGC
- a CDS encoding DUF2382 domain-containing protein, giving the protein MEKTLVAVFDNQSEAQQALDALTNKGFSSSNARIASAESLGYSAESASASRPDQEESFGDKIANFFGFGDQDETYTEAVRRGSYVLTVDAASDDEAERAADIIDEFDPVDIDEREASWRESGWQGSQAAGTALRGGNEGSRIPIIEEQMTVGKRELQRGGIRVHTRVTETPVEETVNLREEHATVKRRPVDRAATDSDKAFKDQSFEVRGTAEEAVVGKTSRVVEEVVIGKESSTRDQTVKGNVRKTDVDVEQLGQGSGNGSSKSGRYGGPERRMNSGASYRGEERRAA; this is encoded by the coding sequence ATGGAAAAAACATTGGTAGCCGTATTTGACAATCAAAGCGAAGCGCAACAAGCGCTCGATGCCCTGACCAATAAAGGTTTTTCGAGCAGCAATGCGCGCATCGCCTCGGCTGAAAGTCTCGGCTATAGCGCCGAAAGCGCGAGCGCGAGCCGGCCGGATCAGGAGGAATCGTTCGGCGACAAGATCGCCAACTTTTTCGGTTTCGGCGATCAGGACGAAACCTATACCGAAGCGGTGCGGCGCGGCAGCTACGTCCTCACCGTCGATGCGGCGAGCGACGATGAAGCCGAGCGCGCCGCGGATATCATCGATGAGTTCGACCCGGTCGATATCGATGAGCGCGAAGCCTCGTGGCGCGAAAGCGGCTGGCAGGGTTCGCAGGCGGCCGGCACGGCGTTGCGAGGCGGCAACGAAGGATCCAGGATTCCGATTATCGAAGAGCAAATGACAGTCGGCAAACGCGAGTTGCAGCGCGGCGGCATACGGGTGCATACACGCGTCACCGAAACGCCGGTCGAGGAAACCGTCAATTTGCGCGAGGAGCACGCGACCGTGAAGCGCCGGCCGGTGGATCGCGCCGCGACCGATTCCGACAAGGCTTTCAAAGACCAGTCGTTCGAGGTTCGCGGTACTGCCGAGGAGGCTGTTGTCGGCAAAACTTCACGCGTTGTCGAGGAAGTGGTGATCGGCAAGGAAAGCAGCACGCGCGATCAGACCGTCAAGGGCAACGTGCGCAAAACCGATGTCGACGTCGAGCAACTCGGGCAGGGCTCGGGCAACGGGTCGTCGAAATCGGGTCGTTACGGCGGCCCGGAACGGCGCATGAACTCCGGCGCGAGTTACCGCGGCGAAGAGCGCCGCGCGGCTTAA